The following coding sequences lie in one Deltaproteobacteria bacterium genomic window:
- a CDS encoding trypsin-like peptidase domain-containing protein: MASLRIRRTTSWPALAAVLLVCGPGSLVAALGATGCSRDAAAADADASATESPETETAKAIMAAVDGLRTTAAGGEIGSFDPRVSLAPMLEHVGPSVVSVHTQGFARRAAFPFGGGAFGAPESATPLGHGSGFVYSTDGLVVTNHHVVEGAASVKVRMSDGREFAAHVVGSDPLTDLALVQVDGASGLPAAVMGDSNAARVGDWVVALGSPLGLEHSASVGIVSAKGRGSLGLYRESYLDFLQTDADIAPGSSGGPLFDLQGRVIGINTAVGPGSAPGFAIPIDQAKKILPALQAHGRVVRGWLGAAGIERSDDASTTVGATVGRVYEGTPAASAGLREGDIITKVDGTAVKDFADLRARVAELEPGHVARLEVTRDGGTLELAATLAERPAADRLDDLRAAPSTGAIGVIPAPTPPTPPTARPGRLGVQVRPGDRGLEVATIEPGSLAEQLGLRTGDVLRSVNGTDIEDAPDVADALRGGGERLAIDVLRDGSVITLSMKIAS; the protein is encoded by the coding sequence GTGGCAAGCCTACGCATCCGCCGAACCACCTCGTGGCCCGCGCTCGCGGCCGTGTTGCTCGTCTGCGGACCCGGTAGCCTCGTCGCAGCCCTCGGCGCGACTGGCTGCAGCCGCGACGCGGCCGCCGCCGACGCCGACGCGAGCGCGACCGAGTCGCCCGAGACCGAGACCGCCAAGGCCATCATGGCGGCCGTCGATGGCCTTCGCACGACCGCCGCGGGTGGTGAGATCGGCAGCTTCGATCCCCGCGTCTCGCTCGCGCCGATGCTCGAGCACGTCGGCCCCAGCGTCGTCAGCGTCCACACCCAGGGCTTTGCGCGAAGGGCCGCGTTCCCGTTCGGCGGCGGAGCCTTCGGTGCGCCGGAGTCGGCCACACCGCTGGGCCACGGCAGCGGCTTCGTGTACTCGACCGACGGCTTGGTCGTCACCAACCACCACGTGGTCGAGGGTGCCGCATCGGTGAAGGTCCGCATGTCCGATGGTCGCGAGTTCGCGGCCCACGTGGTCGGCAGCGACCCGCTGACGGACCTCGCGCTCGTACAGGTCGACGGCGCCAGCGGTCTGCCAGCCGCGGTCATGGGCGACAGCAACGCCGCACGCGTGGGCGACTGGGTGGTCGCGCTCGGTAGCCCGCTCGGGCTCGAGCACAGCGCGTCGGTCGGCATCGTCTCGGCGAAGGGTCGCGGCAGCCTCGGGCTCTACCGCGAGAGCTACCTCGACTTCCTGCAGACCGACGCCGACATCGCGCCCGGCAGCAGCGGCGGTCCGCTCTTCGATCTGCAGGGTCGCGTGATCGGCATCAACACCGCGGTCGGCCCCGGCTCGGCGCCGGGCTTCGCGATCCCGATCGATCAAGCCAAGAAGATCCTGCCCGCGCTCCAGGCCCATGGCCGCGTCGTGCGTGGCTGGCTCGGCGCCGCCGGCATCGAGCGCAGCGACGATGCGTCGACGACCGTCGGCGCGACGGTCGGTCGCGTGTACGAAGGCACCCCGGCGGCGAGCGCAGGGCTGCGCGAGGGCGACATCATCACCAAGGTCGACGGCACCGCGGTGAAGGACTTCGCGGACCTGCGCGCACGCGTGGCGGAGCTCGAGCCCGGCCACGTCGCGCGACTCGAAGTCACGCGCGATGGCGGCACGCTCGAGCTCGCGGCCACGTTGGCCGAGCGACCCGCGGCCGACCGCCTCGACGACCTGCGCGCTGCGCCGTCGACGGGCGCCATCGGCGTGATCCCGGCCCCGACCCCACCGACCCCACCGACCGCGCGCCCGGGGCGACTGGGCGTGCAGGTGCGACCGGGTGACCGCGGGCTCGAGGTCGCGACGATCGAGCCCGGGTCCCTGGCCGAGCAGCTGGGACTGCGCACCGGCGACGTGCTGCGCTCCGTCAACGGCACCGACATCGAGGACGCCCCCGACGTGGCCGACGCGTTGCGCGGCGGCGGCGAGCGGCTCGCCATCGACGTGCTGCGTGACGGCTCGGTGATCACGCTCAGCATGAAGATCGCTTCGTGA